A genomic window from Purpureocillium takamizusanense chromosome 2, complete sequence includes:
- a CDS encoding uncharacterized protein (COG:S~EggNog:ENOG503PD10) encodes MPAVKQPCLQCKEKHVKCDEDRPRCRRCQSKQLPCTRPTKQTVFKHGSVASFSKDQKWVNSAARHFRFHPRGGAAERGGPDGACGSPDDTRPPRTASLTSPSQMTDAGGHGAYTDARSSHGSPGVPSSPPHSRSPTDADYGLPTYESASSRVLPGLTHAESFHADSGPDYTPGVPPTIPSISYLTSSASHFSPRLQDRTTTAVHPASPPSLYPPESPGIPAVSAVPVSRPHTDSQRPFPLQNVQEACLLRYFIEEISHWFDLCDEDRHFQLVVPVLARQHPHLLDAIFAVAARHLSRLPQYKTGPRGSILYHGQALPHLDEHAAVEYMLRCIPALRQFDDARATDADYCDSIIATAVILRQLEEIDHEDDDHAGNSGRGGNRNGDSDDGVRDQQRQPRPRSVNFLAIIDAVLRSLPTRDAFRQRSVMQAAYWMALRQEIFNSFTRREAPQLMLPAEFWHSASRANKVVMHLVQCAKWHWGDGSNHEWMRLMKQQELLEHDILPAFQPLYQKSADKTKGEIFPTIWYGSNIEVTSVQLGLIAKSVLVAENPYLKAQSASRASWRMVENEVRLLLLELCGIALCNPASPPALVQAALGIGTYADFFTDQYERHAIRGVVERYRDTHAWPVQRLLEMFQ; translated from the exons ATGCCGGCGGTCAAGCAGCCGTGCCTCCAGTGCAAAG AGAAACACGTAAAAT GTGACGAGGACCGCCcgcgctgtcgccgctgccagtcCAAGCAGCTGCCATGCACCCGGCCAACCAAGCAGACCGTCTTCAAGCACGGCTCCGTCGCGAGCTTCTCCAAAGACCAGAAATGGGTCAACAGCGCGGCCCGGCACT TCCGATTCCACCcccggggcggcgctgccgaaCGAGGAGGCCCCGACGGCGCATGCGGCAGTCCGGACGacacgaggccgccgcgcacggcgtcgctgacctcgccgtcgcagaTGACCGACGCGGGGGGCCACGGCGCATATACGGACGCACGCTCGAGCCATGGCTCGCCAGgcgtcccgtcgtcgccacctcACTCTCGCTCGCCCACGGACGCTGACTACGGGCTCCCGACGTACGAGAGCGCCTCCAGCAGGGTGCTTCCCGGCCTGACGCACGCGGAGAGCTTCCACGCCGACTCGGGGCCCGACTACACGCCGGGTGTGCCGCCTACGATCCCGTCCATCTCGTACCTCACCTCGTCAGCGAGCCACTTCTCGCCGCGCCTGCAGGacaggacgacgaccgcggTCCACCCCGCGTCCCCGCCGTCATTGTACCCTCCAGAGTCCCCGGGAATCCCGGCCGTGTCGGCCGTGCCCGTCTCGCGGCCGCACACTGATTCGCAAAGGCCGTTTCCGCTGCAGAACGTGCAGGAGGCGTGTCTATTGCGCTACTTTATCGAGGAGATATCCCACTGG TTCGATCTCTGCGATGAGGACCGTCACttccagctcgtcgtgcccgtcctcgcgcgccagcacccgcacctcctcgacgccatcttcgccgtcgcggcgcggcacctcagccgcctgccgcagTACAAGACGGGTCCGCGTGGCTCCATCCTCTACCATGGGCAGGCCTTGccgcacctcgacgagcacgccgccgtcgagtaCATGCTGCGCTGCATCCCCGCGTTACGGCAGTTCGACGACGCAcgcgccaccgacgccgactACTGCGACAGCATCATCGCTACGGCCGTCATCCTccgccagctcgaggagattgaccacgaggacgacgaccacgccGGCAACtccgggcgcggcggcaacagaAACGGtgacagcgacgacggcgtacgcgaccagcagcgccagccgcggccgcggtcCGTCAACTTcttggccatcatcgacgccgtgctgcgcAGCCTGCCGACACGCGATGCCTTTCGCCAGCGCAGCGTCATGCAGGCCGCGTACTGGATGGCGCTGCGGCAGGAGATCTTCAACTCCTTCACGCGCcgcgaggcgccgcagctcATGCTGCCGGCCGAGTTTTGGCACAGCGCGTCGCGCGCCAACAAGGTGGTGATGCACCTCGTCCAGTGCGCCAAGTGGCACTGGGGCGACGGCTCGAATCACGAGTGGA TGCGATTGATGAAGCAacaggagctgctcgagcacGACATCCTTCCCGCGTTCCAGCCCCTCTATCAGAAGTCGGCGGACAAGACCAAGGGAGAAATTTTCCCCACCATTTGGTACGGGAGCAACATCGAGGTGACGAGCGTGCAGCTCGGGCTCATAGCCAAGTCGGTCCTGGTGGCTGAGAACCCCTACCTCAA AGCGCAgtcggcatcgcgggcgagctggcgcaTGGTGGAAAACGAGGttcggctcctcctcctcgagctctgCGGCATCGCACTTTGCAATCCGGCGTCACCCCCGGCACtggtgcaggcggcgctgggcatcGGCACCTACGCCGACTTCTTCACGGACCAGTACGAGAGACACGCCatccgcggcgtcgtggaACGGTATCGCGACACCCACGCCTGGCCGGtgcagcggctgctcgaAATGTTTCAGTGA
- a CDS encoding uncharacterized protein (COG:P~EggNog:ENOG503P0Z3~TransMembrane:8 (i65-88o108-128i140-164o184-209i221-241o313-334i355-376o388-417i)), producing the protein MGSSTGRHRARNGGVDVGSGKPSHARLALGSFRSPWFLIPQGTGSVALVLHQLDYRFRGLDAISVVFWVAAVALLAATSALFLCRLALARPSPWAALRAVASDTSEAACLASISVAFMSVVQMLALVVVPGPWGGRPWALVVYVLWWLNCAMAVAACLLIPLLFVHSIHAEGGFINCLTPSTQLPLIAALTSAAGAGTLCSATASGPFLTPAEKVPMIVVAYLEVGLGLPLAILLDILFVARVLSPWETETGAEPLVGAQVFSEMVSCGPWGQSSFALQALGAALLSLNGKLGAAEPGQTERVLLTDDAMRPLGYASMLVGLTLWGQGTFWWLFAVVSIGRSFVNHFRSKPPMQFAVTVWAIVFPWGVYTNAAVQLGKLLDSPAFRVWSTVLAIVLVIIWLGCAAFTLKGVFLGTLLGHQRVWKRPSIDDVNGAG; encoded by the exons ATGGGCTCCTCTAcaggtcgtcatcgcgcgcgcaatggcggcgtcgacgtcggcagcggcaagccctcgcacgcgcgcctcgccctcggcagcTTCCGCTCGCCGTGGTTCCTCATCCCCCAGGGCACGGGcagcgtcgccctcgtcctgcaCCAGCTCGACTACCGCTTCCGcgggctcgacgccatctccgtcgtcttctgggtcgccgccgtcgccctcctcgccgccacctcggccttgttcctgtgccgcctcgccctcgcgcggccgtcgccctgggccgccctccgcgccgtcgcctccgacACCTCCGAGGCCGCGTGCCTCGCCAGCATCAGCGTCGCCTTCATGTCCGTCGTCCAGATGctggccctcgtcgtcgtgcccggGCCCTGGGGCGGCCGCCCCTGGGCGCTCGTCGTCTACGTCCTTTGGTGGCTCAACTgtgccatggccgtggccgcctgTCTCCTGATCCCCTTGCTCTTTGTTCATTCGATACACGCAGAGGGAGGCTTCATCAACTGCCTGACGCCGAGCACCCAGCTGccgctcatcgccgccctcacctcggccgccggcgccggcaccctCTGCTCCGCGACAGCTTCCGGGCCCTTCCTCACACCAGCCGAGAAGGTGCCCATGATCGTCGTTGCGTAtctcgaggtcggcctcgggctgccCTTGGCCATTCTCCTCGACATTCTCTTCGTCGCCCGTGTCCTGTCGCCCTGGGAGAccgagacgggcgccgaACCCCTCGTTGGCGCCCAGGTATTCTCCGAGATGGTCTCGTGTGGCCCCTGGGGCCAGTCGAGCTTTGCTCTCCaggcgctcggcgccgcgctgctgtcgctcAACGGCAAGCTGGGAGCCGCCGAGCCGGGGCAGACGGAGAGGGTGCTCCTGACTGACGACGCCATGCGGCCACTCGGCTACGCGAGCatgctcgtcggcctcacGCTCTGGGGCCAGGGCACCTTTTGGTGGTTGTTTGCCGTGGTGAGCATCGGGCGCTCCTTTGTCAACCACTTCCGCAGCAAACCGCCCATGCAATTTGCCGTGACCGTGTGGGCCATTGTCTTTCCCTGG GGAGTATACAcaaacgccgccgtgcagctTGGGAAGCTGCTCGACTCGCCAGCATTTCGCGTCTGGTCCACCGTGCTGGCAATTGTGCTTGTCATTATATGGTTGGGCTGCGCAGCATTTACGCTCAAGGGGGTCTTTCTCGGCACTCTTTTGGGGCACCAGAGGGTATGGAAGCGGCCTAGCATCGACGACGTGAACGGGGCTGGCTGA
- a CDS encoding uncharacterized protein (COG:S~EggNog:ENOG503P4GD) → MPRRSTRLSDKAATAKLPERERERETEEAPVPASTTTSGVITQAKATKKKNKPRTARASASTSSSSSATPSTSSTTTPATEPSSTTASSSPSSSSTTPEIISFPDAASFTAWLSLHGSSTPSGILLRIAKKSSPVPSVSYLDAVDVALCHGWIDGQRRRFLPAPSTSTASSFSTTITSSTTTTSSSDDANGNAHFFLQRFTPRRPRSLWSRRNVDRVAALTALDRMQPAGWAEVEAARADGRWERAYAGPAAMETPRDFEDALRAYRGDGDGDGDGDDGGGGVAWRRWEALGRSKRYPFLWRIATVKREETRRRKIDEYVRLLAEGKTLS, encoded by the coding sequence ATGCCGAGACGCAGCACCCGCCTCTCGGACAAGGCCGCGACGGCCAAACTACCTGAGCGTGAGCGTGAGCGTGAGACAGAAGAGGCACCAGTACCGGCATCGACCACCACGAGCGGCGTCATAACCCAGGCCAaggcgacgaagaagaagaacaagccCAGGACCGCACgagcctcggcctcgacttcttcatcatcgtcagcTACACCCTCAACTTCCTCCACAACAACACCGGCGACGGAACCCTCATCGACAACggcttcatcatcaccatcatcatcatccaccACCCCCGAAATCATATCCTtccccgacgccgcctccttcaCCGCCTGGCTCTCCCTCCACGGCTCCTCCACCCCCTccggcatcctcctccgcatCGCCAAAAAgtcctcccccgtcccctccGTATCctacctcgacgccgtcgacgtcgccctctgCCACGGCTGGATCGacggccaacgccgccgcttTCTTCCCGCACCCTCCACCTCTACCGCCTCCAGCTTCTCTACCACCATCACCTCctctaccaccaccacctcctcatCCGACGACGCCAATGGCAATGCGCACTTCTTCCTCCAGCGCTTcaccccgcgccgcccccgctcCCTCTGGTCCCGCCGCAACGTCGACCGCGTCGCTGCCCTCACTGCCCTCGATCGCATGCAGCCCGCCGGCTgggccgaggtcgaggccgcgcgcgccgacggccgctgGGAGCGCGCGTACGCGGGGCCCGCGGCCATGGAGACGCCGCGCGACTTTGAGGACGCGCTGCGTGCGTACcggggggatggggatggggatggagatggggatgatggtggcggcggcgtggcgtggaggaggtgggAAGCGCTGGGCAGGTCCAAGAGGTATCCCTTCCTGTGGCGCATCGCGACGGTCAAGCGCGAGGAGACGCGCCGGCGCAAGATTGACGAGTAcgtgcggctgctggcggaggGGAAGACGCTGTCATGA
- a CDS encoding uncharacterized protein (EggNog:ENOG503PD9U) → MPRPPRRPVAPSDTESHSGSEDDESGPENKSHPLIDDEALSESDDDESGSESESNPLIDDEALDSSDDDEVSSSSSGDDEPERGTRPSSFTRFMDLPPELRTQVWRQFCPDLDGRPRVLQFEMGPGGDRKNERHLLRDAWDLDTPRGIWTVKEWITLAEQTESLRRLMAVHQESRSLGLKAFPDTLTMDSGTADFDARVAFNPRKDIVAVDHFRRESYGSGEKTLMPGFGDIVVNMAVPRWNDYLDRGAVQQVKWTFDHMPNIQRLYISADDEQFKHDRHVRWCASDYVHRYRVETHEKEPGFGEDLVSLFCWPDVDNHPDFAKYQLPARHMRSRPKQIGRIVEERGVEVLPMVIFEFDDAIRRFEQLFSTKDLPYDATPSASDDSDDEEDDEDTDSEDIDEYESEGIDDEPIEEFDESGEGESSVDEDSDAAGARFSSPEGSIGDAPAMERLSRRAVVLDSDDEDEPKQGLPNRQRKRKIATDSDDEDDAVADGPQAKRARTGSAPAADPDMDSDDAPPTKRGGARAHVVAESDSETDDGAGAKLEPNGVTESSDEDTDGSSQEGDQEDEEPRRLTLAERLQRHREAHPIPVSDSEPDSSNEEQDEDDEEEDEDDEDESGLINDMASESDGEGDEDGESEGW, encoded by the coding sequence ATGCCTCGGCCGCCCAGGCGCCCCGTGGCCCCGAGCGACACCGAATCTCACAGCGGgagcgaagacgacgagtcTGGCCCCGAAAACAAGTCTCATCCCTTgatcgacgacgaagcgctCAGCGAgagtgacgacgacgagtcgggTTCGGAAAGCGAGTCCAATCCTTtgattgacgacgaggcactcgactcgagcgacgatgatgaggttagcagcagcagcagcggtgaTGACGAACCAGAGCGAGGCACTCGCCCGTCAAGCTTTACCCGCTTCATGGACCTCCCGCCTGAGCTGAGGACACAGGTCTGGCGTCAGTTCTGCCCTGATCTCGACGGACGGCCGCGCGTGCTGCAGTTCGAGATGGGACCGGGCGGCGACCGCAAGAACGAGAGACACCTCTTGCGCGACGCCTGGGACCTCGATACTCCGCGCGGAATATGGACCGTCAAGGAGTGGATCACTCTCGCCGAGCAGACGGAGAGTTTACGCCGCCTCATGGCTGTTCATCAAGAATCGCGCAGCCTCGGGCTCAAGGCCTTTCCCGACACCCTCACCATGGACTCGGGCACCGCTGACTttgacgcccgcgtcgccttCAATCCCCGCAAGgacatcgtcgccgtggacCACTTCCGCCGCGAGTCTTACGGATCGGGAGAAAAGACCCTGATGCCTGGTTTCGGCGACATTGTCGTCAACATGGCTGTCCCCCGCTGGAACGATTACCTGGACAGGGGGGCCGTGCAGCAGGTCAAGTGGACGTTCGACCACATGCCCAACATCCAGCGCCTCTACATATCTGCAGACGACGAACAGTTCAAGCACGATCGGCACGTGCGATGGTGTGCCTCCGACTACGTGCACAGATACCGCGTCGAAACGCATGAGAAGGAACCCGGCTTCGGCGAGGACTTGGTCTCCCTCTTCTGTTGGCCCGACGTGGACAATCACCCAGACTTTGCTAAATATCAGCTGCCGGCGCGACACATGCGCTCACGGCCAAAGCAAATAGGCAGAATAGTCGAAGAACGCGGGGTCGAGGTCCTGCCCATGGTGATTTTCGAGTTTGACGACGCCATCCGACGCTTCGAGCAACTTTTCAGCACAAAGGACCTGCCCTACGATGCGACTCCCAGTGCCAGCGATGACTCagatgacgaagaagacgacgaggataCCGACTCGGAAGACATTGACGAGTATGAGAGCGAGGGCATCGATGACGAGCCCATTGAAGAGTTTGACGAGTCCGGGGAAGGCGAATCATCCGTAGACGAAgacagcgacgccgcgggcgcacGATTTTCGAGCCCCGAGGGAAGCATCGGCGATGCACCGGCAATGGAGCGCCTGTCCCGACGTGCTGTTGTTCTCGACTCggatgatgaggacgagCCTAAGCAAGGACTCCCAAATCGGCAACGAAAGCGCAAGATTGCGACtgactcggacgacgaagacgacgctgTAGCGGATGGACCACAAGCAAAGCGTGCGCGGACCGGCAGTGCTccggccgccgaccccgaCATGGATtcggacgacgcgccgcccacgaaACGGGGCGGAGCCAGAGCACATGTCGTTGCCGAGTCTGACTCCGAAAcggacgatggcgccggggCCAAACTGGAACCGAACGGCGTAACGGAGTCATCGGATGAAGACACGGACGGCTCATCCCAAGAGGGAGAccaggaggacgaggagcccAGGCGCCTGACGCTGGCTGAGCGACTGCAACGACACCGAGAGGCGCACCCAATCCCCGTGTCCGACAGTGAGCCCGACTCTAGTAACGAAGAgcaggacgaagacgacgaggaagaggacgaagacgacgaggacgagagtGGCCTCATCAACGACATGGCCAGCGAGTCGGACGGCGaaggggacgaggacggcgaatCCGAGGGATGGTAG
- a CDS encoding uncharacterized protein (COG:S~EggNog:ENOG503P9M1), whose translation MPPRTQQPPSRTPQSSKASSKGNAKPTTPPCHTCRRQRLRCDGAKPACSKCIARGVECLGYGPQALLWVQPKSLKPAHEAANLRGNENHSGGQEIQGREKRRGRPRLVLMSSSPDDDDDTHHRHALLQLRPLQNQKPQQQKRQSQQWIAVSGPNGGRRPQVRSPPCFPGPHAGLEPVDYKNHKLTLDCLAYFNDFVCPDMVLLDTPANPLRAPLEFWRYIPDVVLDILVSTSLTHQLIRAKAHEIASSPVAAAQGNDADALVPIKRNRMSGLHGPSVPVIYKYHQRTLRAVNRELSKTESRYGDLALGIIITLMRVEIQQSAFGAWPAHLEAARAIIAHRGGFSRLATMGDVYVGEGLVNFMLVDVMNSIMTPSWLMDERTTSQTEYIPHLHTIYKDGKDSDFPCPATLMEAIIRTNHVRALSQDKRGRQQQQHREAELDHMAGQILTSIASFNAADWTREHVRALLSPSTSLASSPSSSDTARDSPDEEQQPHGEDGESLAVVDTAALDDAVAAVVDMCTELTKAIQYAALLYCIRTLYMDRRRPFSFSPSSSSDMALDVESAHRSALEMLLAALHRLWDDDGGKPKTTDWCGKLSFWPLFIAGMEMDPAGPPESRAERDFVCGALRRLVYYLGDLSPLDAVSVLQLIWRKTAAAAAATATEVEGEEQEQEGGGCSGQQRFSWDERLVMPGIRGLYFF comes from the exons atgccgcccaggaCGCAACAGCCTCCATCCCGAACGCCACAGAGCTCCAAGGCGAGCTCCAAGGGCAACGCCAAGCCCACGACACCCCCATGCCATACGTGTCGCCGTCAgaggctgcgctgcgacgGAGCCAAGCCCGCCTGCAGCAAATGCATCGCCAGGGGCGTCGAATGTCTGGGCTACGGGCCCCAGGCGCTGCTCTGGGTCCAACCCAAGTCACTCAAGCCTGCGCATGAAGCAGCCAACTTGAGGGGAAATGAGAATCATAGTGGCGGTCAGGAGATCCAAGGCCGCGAGAAGAGACGAGGCCGTCCTAGGCTCGTGTTGATGTCCTCCAgcccagacgacgacgacgacactcACCACCGGCACGCACTACTACAGCTTCGGCCCTTGCAGAACCagaagccgcagcagcagaaacGGCAGTCGCAGCAATGGATAGCCGTGAGCGGCCCcaacggcgggcgacgccctCAAGTGAGGAGCCCGCCGTGCTTCCCCGGACCTCACGCCGGGCTCGAGCCCGTCGACTACAAGAACCACAAGCTCACGCTCGACTGCCTCGCCTACTTCAACGACTTTGTCTGCCCGGACATGGTGCTGCTCGACACGCCAGCCAACCCGCtccgcgcgccgctcgagtTCTGGCGCTACATCCCCGACGTCGTCCTGGACATACTCGTCTCCACGTCGCTCACGCACCAGCTCATCCGGGCCAAGGCGCACGAGATCGCCTCAtcccccgtcgccgcagcgcaAGGGAACGATGCTGATGCTCTTGTGCCGATCAAGAGAAACCGCATGAGTGGCCTACACGGCCCGTCCGTGCCCGTCATATACAAGTATCATCAGCGGACGCTGAGAGCGGTCAACCGCGAGCTCAGTAAGACGGAGTCGCGCTATGGAGACTTGGCGCTCGGCATCATCATAACGCTCATGCGAGTCGAG ATACAACAATCGGCGTTTGGCGCTTGGCCGGCGCACCTGGAGGCAGCCCGGGCCATCATCGCGCACCGGGGAGGCTTCAGCCGGCTGGCGACCATGGGTGACGTCTACGTCGGGGAGGGGCTGGTCAACTTTATGCT TGTCGACGTGATGAACTCGATCATGACGCCCTCGTGGCTGATGGACGAGCGCACGACCAGCCAGACCGAGTACATACCTCACCTCCACACCATCtacaaggacggcaaggactCCGACTTTCCCTGCCCAGCCACTCTCATGGAGGCCATCATCCGCACCAACCACGTCCGGGCGCTGAGTCAAGACAAgagggggcggcagcagcagcagcatcgcgaAGCCGAGCTCGACCACATGGCCGGGCAAATCTTGACGAGCATCGCGTCCTTCAACGCAGCGGACTGGACCAGGGAACACGTCCGCGCGTTGCTCTCACCGAGCACGTCactggcctcgtcgccatcctcctccgaCACCGCCCGGGATAgccccgacgaggagcagcagccccacggcgaggacggcgagtCCCTAGCCGTAGTAGACACAGCAGcactcgacgatgccgtcgccgccgtcgtcgacatgtgCACGGAACTCACAAAGGCCATCCAGTACGCCGCGCTACTCTACTGCATCCGCACCCTGTACATggaccgccggcggcccttctccttctccccctcctcctcctccgacaTGGCCCTTGACGTCGAGTCCGCGCACAGGTCTGCCCTCGAAatgctcctcgccgcgctgcaccGGCTCTGGGACGATGACGGTGGCAAGCCCAAAACAACGGACTGGTGCGGGAAGCTATCCTTCTGGCCGCTCTTCATCGCCGGCATGGAGATGGACCCCGCCGGGCCCCCGGAATCGCGGGCGGAGCGCGACTTTGTCTGCGGCGCGCTGCGGAGGCTGGTGTATTACCTCGGAGACCTGAGCCCCCTGGACGCGGTGTCGGTGCTGCAACTCATCTGGCgcaagacggcggcggcggcggcggcgacggcgacagaggtggaaggggaggagcaggagcaggaggggggcggctgctcggggcagcagcggttCTCGTGGGATGAGAGGCTGGTCATGCCTGGCATTCGCGGCCTGTACTTTTTCTAG